One Arachis hypogaea cultivar Tifrunner chromosome 2, arahy.Tifrunner.gnm2.J5K5, whole genome shotgun sequence genomic window, cttttttcaatttttttggatgaataaaaattaaagtatatatAACAAGGAGCAGTGAGATATGATTATGACATGCCAATTCTAATAATaaagtaatataatataatatactgATTTTACTGAAGCATGCAAATACAAATTAAATGGGACGACCCTTGTGCTattcttatttaaaatttacacATTTACAAGATCATATAGAAATCTAACATAGCAcaatatttaatgaatatataGCCAATCCCATatgatgcatgatttttttttctatttattttataacgTAAATACATAATATTAACCCCTTTTAATTTGTGTGCACATCAGAATTATAACTGATCTTCAATATTATTGAAATATGATTAGCTTGCTAATTAATAAGTCCATTCCTTTGGAAGAAATATCTCTGAAGAAGAACTTTGATTCTGAGAAATAACACTACATTGCTTAGAGACTTCTTTCTGAtcacttttcttttttgttgaactattattattagaataattattgTCCATCCCTTCACatcttgtgttagatttatgAACTGCATGCAAcaagaaataataattaaaggccatgataattaattattagcATACTTATcactattattaaaaataatagtatttcaaaattttaatagttTTGAAACTACTTGGATATATAAGAGACCTTGAGGGGGTGAAATGTGAACTCCTAATGCTTGAACATTAAGATTCAGAGCATGAACAACTCTTGCTGGAAGAAGAACCGGAGAACAAGCTGCAAATAAAACACTATATTCAGAATTTCGtgcaataataatatttaaaagaacTATAACAAGGTGGATATTTTAATATAGTTATTATAGATAGCAGATAATTCCATCAAACAAAAAGGAGGATTGATAAAGTATTTTACATTAGCACGTGCAAATAGTTGCTGAAGAAATTTAGTTTAAGTCACTAATAAGTATTTAAGATAAATGAAATGTGAGTTAATAAATtgtgacaaataataataataataatttaattttgatatactgaaattataaaaaaaattatatcattattCAACAATAGTTGATGTACTAGTGAAAGTAtaaagaatttttaaataataagttaaattagttatttttattgatttgataAAATACGATTGGATatctatataaaatttttttatattgataatatatgaaaattaaattctacaataatgatatatataacaaagaaaatatagttatatatattttatttgtgacAATGCATTGAGGAAAAAGAATTTTAATTTCCTATTAATTGTTAAGGGAAAAAACAAGGTAAGTGCTGCTGACCTGGCTTTTTGGTTGGTTGGAAATTATTTGTGCCTGCTCGATGTGGTAAGAAGACACCAGTGCCACAAGACCTTTGACTTGATCCTAAGAAAATAGCTTGCATTCCAGGTCCACCATTAACAATAACTTTACTATTTGGCCATTGATGCAATGATGATCTTGTGCTAGATTTTGAGTACTGCAAAATTTGTGACGGATTAGCGAATAAAACCTTTTTTTCTTAAAGATTAGCAACTTGAAATTAGCGAGGGATCAATCAACTGCTAAATAACAGCTAATTTGCGACAGTTTATTATTTACAACGAATTAGTTATATTTTTGTGATAGCTAATTGGCCAATTTTTCGTAGTGCAATTAAGCTAATCTCAACTagcttatggattaataataagcaaatgaATTTTTCCTACTCTTTAATTTAAAGAAATAGTAAAATATGTGATTGCAACCGAGATCCACCTTTTCACCAATGAAACCATAAAGTCTCCAAAATTTCAACCCTACTAATAGATTGAGTATGCATGTGACCAACAAGGCAAGCATCAATATGACATTTCTAATTGAATGTTGGTAATATATGCTTCATATTCTTCCTGGAAAAGCcactattgttattttttttgtgtaATGTTCATCTTTATATGCAACCTTTCAGTTATCTCTTATTAAAATAATACTATATTTGGGTATAAAGCAAAATGCAAAAGCATATTCTCTGTTCCCAATTCCCACTAACACTTGAGAGATATCTTGCATCCCCTACCTCATACTAAGTGGGGGTAATTAAATAGTTTATAATGCTATGTGTACTTGAAAAAAGGAAACATGATGCTATAGTGTTCAAAT contains:
- the LOC114925415 gene encoding uncharacterized protein isoform X1, giving the protein MRSEVGAFKSLHFSLPLQNIRRQKLQLSSTSKTLTPTTATTKNNLDSSFSMAAIDDGIVHHHDDAAEVGFEEGMLWLPSHVLDEACGTKVHTRNRIHKVQNQHQLHHHQQHNNKSCEKQSQYSKSSTRSSLHQWPNSKVIVNGGPGMQAIFLGSSQRSCGTGVFLPHRAGTNNFQPTKKPACSPVLLPARVVHALNLNVQALGVHISPPQVHKSNTRCEGMDNNYSNNNSSTKKKSDQKEVSKQCSVISQNQSSSSEIFLPKEWTY
- the LOC114925415 gene encoding uncharacterized protein isoform X2, whose translation is MAAIDDGIVHHHDDAAEVGFEEGMLWLPSHVLDEACGTKVHTRNRIHKVQNQHQLHHHQQHNNKSCEKQSQYSKSSTRSSLHQWPNSKVIVNGGPGMQAIFLGSSQRSCGTGVFLPHRAGTNNFQPTKKPACSPVLLPARVVHALNLNVQALGVHISPPQVHKSNTRCEGMDNNYSNNNSSTKKKSDQKEVSKQCSVISQNQSSSSEIFLPKEWTY